The genomic segment CAGGACGCAGATGGATGCTGCGTCCTTCGGTGGCGTGATACCAGCGCCAGCGGCGGTCGTCGTCCGCGGTGCGCGGGATGGTGAAGTAGGCGAGGGTGAGATCGAGCCAGCGCGGATCGTTTTCGCCGGGAAACACCTGGTCGCGTGTGCGCGAGCCCACGCCCTCGGCCACCACCACGCATTCGAAGCGTTCGCGGGCGCCGCTGTCGAAGTGCACCTCCACGCCGCTGTCGTCCTCGACCAGGCGGGCGATCGTGTCGCCGAAACGGAACGAAACCCGGTCTTGCGCCGCATCGAAGAGCAGCCGCGCGAGATCGCCGCGCAGGATTTCCAGCTCCGCCGTCGGCCCGTCGCCTTCGACGTCGTCGGTCATGATTTCGGCGACGGTCTCGCCGTCTTCGTTGATCCACGCGGTGCCTTCCTCGCCGGTGCCCTGGTCCAACGCCGCCTGTTCCAGCCCCAGGAGGCGCAGCACGTCCCGGCCGACGTCGCGGATGTCGACGTTCTGCCCGCCGTCGCGGAAGGCCGGTGCCTGCTCGATGACCGTTACGTCGAATCCCGCGCGCGCCAGCGTCAGGGCGGTGGCGTTGCCGGCGATGCTGGCACC from the Luteimonas fraxinea genome contains:
- a CDS encoding FAD-dependent monooxygenase, encoding MSRRILISGASIAGNATALTLARAGFDVTVIEQAPAFRDGGQNVDIRDVGRDVLRLLGLEQAALDQGTGEEGTAWINEDGETVAEIMTDDVEGDGPTAELEILRGDLARLLFDAAQDRVSFRFGDTIARLVEDDSGVEVHFDSGARERFECVVVAEGVGSRTRDQVFPGENDPRWLDLTLAYFTIPRTADDDRRWRWYHATEGRSIHLRPDRHGTTRAMLSVQKASDGEQDWDVARQKQYLHERFADAGWQAPRVLAGMDAADDFYFDVLRQVRMKRWHTQRVVLTGDAAWCVTPMGGIGATLAVTGAYVLAGELALHPSPGDAFAAYEAAMRPMVDQGQGVPKIVPRLMNPQSETAVRILHGVLGLATSAPVRSATAKLSDRDLKGPDLSRYAARLETRVDR